The Theobroma cacao cultivar B97-61/B2 chromosome 1, Criollo_cocoa_genome_V2, whole genome shotgun sequence genome contains the following window.
AACTAATCTAGCCATGAAGACATAGTAATTGGTCTCAGCCCAAACTCACAGCAGAGTGTCTCATAATGAGTGTAATTCACTCTCTATACATATTCAGCCTAAATGCTAGAGGGCTCTTATGTGCCAAAAGACCAAATATATTAAGTACAAAATTGCATAAAAATCTTACGAAATTCCTATGAGAAAGTTACCATTTataacaacttaaaaaatgGAACACACTCCTTCCTTTCCTGACAGATCAGACTACAATGATCATGAAGCCTTTCTTGCACGCATCTAATGGCCAATCTCGTACAGAGACCAAATAAATAGAGTTTTAATTGCTGACATCTCCacaacaataaaacaaatttgtgGAGAGGAGAAAGGCTATCACCCTAATTGTGGTAAGCTAAATTAGTACTATTAAGCAGCTTGGATGCTCATCTAACTCAAGATCGCTTCCTTTCtagataataaataatatctGGTGCACTTCTTCACATAACTGGTTATAAATTTGATCATACTGATATACGACTAATGTTTTTGACACAGAAAAGCTATGTATCTCTCATGTATTTGGTATTAACCCTTTCTCCTCATTCTGTTGCTTGTATATGCCCGGGGAACCCTCTTAtgttctttttgttgttttaatcaaaaaattgCTTATATAAGCAAGGGGAAAAAACAGTATGAAGTACACAGATAAGAGAGAATAATCAGCATGATTTCCCAATCAATCAAATTGGTGCAATTGATGGAtcaatatttgatatatttcAAGCAGAAACAAGAGTTAAGATGCAGAAATATACATTGAATATAAGCATAAGCAAGAAGGCACCAATTGACCTTTGAAAAGAACTTTTGAGCATGACTCCTGATCTGCACAGCAGTCTTTGTTCCTATGTGTTCTGCACATCATCAagtaaacaaaaaagagaGGAGAAAAGACAGATCTccaattaagataaaaatatataaaagaaattcataTGTCAGTCCTAACAGATATATCCAATGAATTTTAGCTCAACCCACAATAAAAATAGTTCTTAAAACACAGCAccaattgaaatatttttgtttctcCACCCAAAAAAGATTCAAATCTGAAATGGAAAAACAAGTGAAAACCTTCAATGCGTTGCCAAGCTCGTCCATAGAGCTTCAAGGCCTCTAGGAACCTATTATGCTCCTCTTCGGTCCATCTTTCACGTTGTTTTGTAATAGTATAAGGCTTCCTAGTCTACCATTCAgcataaaaattcaacagttGAGATTGTAACAATAAAAGCTCCATTTTTACAATATCAACAggtataaattaaaagaaaaaagagtttaatgtcaaataaataataattaatacctTAATAACGAGTTCTTCTCCAGAGGAGTATGTGTCCATTGACAGGACCTGGGCAGCGGTAGTGCTGCTTCAAATCCTCTCCAACGAGCAATGGATAAAACACAAACctcctttcatttcttttgacatccaatactccaaatagcAAAGCCGTTTTTGAACTCCACAAAACCTGATGATAACTATTTACGACTGCAAAACACAAAAGCCAACAACAATTGATAGAGATCCGTCTCCGTTTTCTGTAACCATTCCAAttaatgttattttctcaACATCATAAATATAGTTATTTTTAACATAACTGGTACTTTAGTTGATCACATGGTAAATTTTGTGATGAAATTTAAATCTGtggaagataaaaaaaaaaaaatttaagtatcCACCGTAACAGAGAGAAGAGACGGCTTCTTCGAAAgaacttaaaagaaaattccTTTATTCAGAATCCTCACCAAAACGAACCCGTTGGCGCCAAAACCTTTCgagaaatgagagaaaagaTTTAATTAGTCATCAACAACGCACTTCCACATAAGCTCCTCCGGTAAATGTAAGTTTTGCCGTTTTAACAGCTAAAAAGTAAGATTATATACAAAAGGAATTCTTTACCATCTGTTTGGTtgccaagaaaaaaaatatcaatcacttttattttctccctACTCAGCTTCGTATAGACAACATTAATTTAAACTCAGCCGAGTAGAGTTTTGAAGACAAGAATTACTTTGAGGGGGCAACCAAACAGAGAGTAAAGAAGGAAAGCCCTAGAAATGCGGTGGAAATACCTTGAGAGGTAGCCATGGAGGATGAGAACTCTGAAAGCAACGATCATGCATGAAAAAAAGAGTTCACCAGAGACCAGTCGGAGAACTCATAGTTTCCGGCAATGAGGAGATCGGAATCAACAGAAATGGAAtacggttttttttttctagtaaGCAGAAAAGATTAGAAGAAAACTGAAGAAGAAGCAAAGCAAAGCAAAGCAACGAAGAAAGCAGCAGAGAAAGCCTTTTTTGGTGAGACCTAAAACACCAGAAACTACAGTTTGGGAGAAGTATGGAGAAATCTCAGCCACTACAATTTCCTGGTGGATATATTTTTCTagaaaatacaaaatttaGGCAAGTTTTATTTGAGGCTGCGAAGGAGTGAACGGTAAACCGAACGGACAGATGCACTGGATGTTGCCAAGTGTCAGTAATTTAGTGGCTGAGATAAGTAAAGCCCACCCTTGctctttttcccctttttttctttttttcttttttgcattTGGCCTGTTGCTTCCCATCTTCAAATCTCAGCCACAAGTTCCCATCCTGTGAGGTTAAGTCCGTAAAAGCGCCTCCAGCTGTGCCACGTGGGGCCCCGGTGACGTGGACTTTACTCCCTGCCGGTTTGTTCCGGTCGCTTCCGTACGGACTAGGATGAAAAAGCGGATGGTGTTGCACCAGCGTGGCATGGGTTACCGGTACGTGGCGGTTTTGAGACAGATGTGGAGTCCGGTATCGTGCGGGTCAGAAGCACGAAGGGGAGTGGATGTCAAGTGCGACGTTTGCGGTTCATGCGGTGCCGCGATGGTGTTGgggataaaatcatttcgaCTGTTGCAGAAGCTGATAAAAGTTGGAGTCGAAGCCACTGGATTTGAGAAGATAGCAGATCTACGGTGATGATCCTAGCAACGAACCccctattttctttttctctttttttgtcttttaaaGGATAAACGTCAATTTTAACATTCATTGCATTGTAATGGAAGGAATTGGAGTCCTCCCACAAAATCATAAGTGAAAATAAACATTCATTGCATTCAATTGTGGGGTTTACTTACAAGATCGACTTCTTTAATAGTTAAATTTTAGACTTTTTATCAAGTttttaatttacataaaaattaagatgttacttttacaaaatttaaattattcaatttttttatatttttcatgaaattaatcaACGTGTCAATTGGATAACTacatattatgaaaatttatttttgagttATACATTTTCGAGACCCCtctaaataatatttttattgatttattttcaaaCACTTTATGTATTATAGATTTAAATAGtacaattaattttgttttattcttttccctatttaaaaaataataaaaataagctcatatcattttccttttttcggGGTTCACATCATAAATAAGTGGCCTTCTATGGAACAAATTTACGAGGATGGGCTTCACCCTATGAATCAACCCAAATTGATTGATTTGCCAATGTCGTCTATGCCGAACAAGGAAAAACAAAGGTTATATCCATGGGCCAACAACAACGCGAACACGAAGAACATGGAAAGCTCTGGAAAAAGGGATTGGATCAAAATCCATTACCCTAACACCCCCAACCAACAACGTGGCCATTTCCCCTTCCACCcaaatcttcttcttttctctttggaTCGATCAAAAGTTCGTTTTTATATGCGTTTCTGGAAGAAGTAGAAGGAGCCAAATGGTCCTTTCAATAGGCACTTTGATTTCTTACCACAACTGTGAAGGAAAGTGACACAGTCATGTACCCCAATGGATTCTATTTTAATATTCTGAATTCTGAAATCCAAGCTCCATGCACTTGAAAGGATCATAATTGGAGATGGGAGTTTTCGTGGCAATTGGAAAAGCTCTCCCCTGCTTTTGCTAACCAAAATTTGGATGAATTCAATTTCGGAAAATTGTGTGATGAGAAGAATCCAGCTCAATGTTGTACTTTTACCGAACACATCCTTAAAGGGAGAACGAGAAATCAACTCCCAAATGACACATCCAAACATTAGAATTTTAGCCATCTTTTGCTTTCGCCTAATCATATGACTTTGTCTGTTGTTAATTGCCATTTTAGGTCAAAAGTTGCTtgcaaataattatttaatgctTTCTAGAATATGTTCTTGAAACTTTCTAACAAATAATGATCAAGACTTCccttgttttgatttatacatatatatatataaaacaaaaaaattgcaTTTTGCTTTTCTGAtgcaaaatcaaacaatttctttGAAGCAGTAAAGTGAAACTTTTTTGGTAttgatgaaaaacaaaattcacaattttatttttatatggaACAAATATACATTAATCGATATTCGATTATAACCcatattttataatcaatCTAATATAATTTATGCTTTTTACTAGttgttaatttttcactttatatCAACAGCTTTTTAGGAAGTAAATAgtgaaaaaaatgataatgatATGGTTtactttagaaaattttttatgtaaactTTTCATTAGTGTGCTATATCATTAATATATCAAAGGGAGCTAAAGCACTTaggtataaaaaaattaaagtaaaggtttaatgattatatataagaaatatattttatacgTTATCAGtggaaatttttaaactttataaaAGAGGTTAGAGGATTGTTATATATCTTATtaagatatattttttaaaatttaataaattaatataatggAAAAACTcgtgataaaattttaattctgctCATGTTAGCACTGttagtatatttttaatttttctcactCTCTCTTTTCATAATCGAAAAAAACTGTGGTTacctctattttttttattttaactaatCAATATTACTATATCTTAATTTGTCTTTATATACCTACCTTGGAGGGGAGGTTCGtagattatatattaatcaaGTTTGACCAAAGCACTTGgttttgttcatttttatgttttaatttgcaTTAAAATATGTGAATTAACCGAACAAGTTAGGCCCCCAAAATTTCTCAATTCCTCTAGAACACGTAAAttgatgaatgatgaaaaataaaaactaccAACCGAGTTAGACAAATATTGTCAAGACACATGATCCAAAGCCAAAGCCAAGATAAGAAATTCGTCCAAAGGCAGCTGGTAGATGAACAATTGAACACCTCCAACCTACAGTTCACCGCCTCCCCAGTTGCTGACGCGTGCTCTGGGTGACGAAGGCGCCGTGACGTTATTCCTTCACCTCCCCCCCTTCCTAAGCCCTGATGCAAAAGCTCCTTGTTTTATCGGGAAACTTTTCCTACTGGATGGTTTTCAAGATAAGAATTGTATTTCCTTTTGCAGAGCTCCCCGTACTAGCTTTACTTCCTCTGCAACCTGTTGTTGCTCTCCACATTCAACGCTTCTTGGCGTTTACTGGATGGTTGTTTGTCTGCAGTTTGATATTTATTGTCGTAACAATTGAGATTAATTCTTGGCTACGTCCTTTTGTTAGTGTATGATTGTGCCTAGCTATGATTACAATTAAACAGCTTCTTGAGGTGTTTTTCTTCTAATAAAGTTCGACGAGTTTTGCATGAACTCTAGCAAAATCGTATAGACTTTTCCAATGGTTAGCGTATCTTAAAAAGTTACATGAGAATAGCCCAACTTCCATTTCTAGACTTTAGCGTCAGTGTTTATTACTGATAGGCATAGGGAAGAGAAGAAGGCTGcaaaagggggaaaaaatgGCTCATCTCTTAGAAAAGATGGTTGTATAATACTAACTCTTTTAAGACTTTGTACAAAGATGGTTGTGTTTGAACATTTTGAGCTTCTGACTGAATCTTTTAGATTAGAAAAGATGGCTGTGTCATACTAACTCTTTTAAGACTTTGTACAAAGATGGTTGTGTTTGAACATTTTGAGCTTCTGACTGAATCTTTTAGATTATATTACTTGTCAACCCTTTGAAAAAGTTTATGCCAAGAATTTAGATCTCTGCATTTGTTGAGTATTTTGTCTTAATAATGGCATTGCAAAGATTTCTTGTCATTGAATAAGTGAAGTATAATACCTCTTTTTCTtgaatcaaatttgacaatGGAACCCTAGTGTGAATACTTCAGTCATACGTCAACTATACACTCTTGGATGACCATTTCTCCTATTATATGTCTAGTAATTCGTAAGTATTTTGAACAGTAAATTTGGAGCAGTTCTGTACTTGTGTATTCAACGAGGAACCAGAGGACAGTTACAAAAGAGATGTGTTCCTCATTGCCAGCTAAATCCGTAAAGAGGCCTAATAAGGAATCGCCTTTTTCTGGAATCTCAGCAAACGTTTGCAGAGAGGATTTAGTtgctaaataataaaaaaaaacaacaaagaatCTTGCTGGAAGAACCAAGCTATTTATATATAGTTCTGTAACTGCTGTCTGTTACCTTGAATATACAATCAGGCCATTAATTTGGACTTATCTACTCTGATTTCCTTTTCCATCAATGGAGAAATTGAGGACCTCACCAAAAAGGTTAAGCCTgcaatttcataatttctagGCCTTAGGGATCTATAAATTTGTTAGTTTACCATCATCAAAACCACCCCAGAAGTTGGACAAGGCAGGATACAAGTACTATCATCATCTCCTCCAATGGCTACAACAATTAAGCCACTATTAACCGACCTTGTATCTACTGTGAGTTCTGTTCCTCCAAATTATGTCCGACCTGAATCTGACCGTCCAAAACTCAATGAGGTTACCTTTGATCATTCCATCCCTCTCCTTGATCTCCAAGGCCTTCATGGTCCTAACCACTCTAGTGTTATCAAAGAGATTGGGGAAGCGTGCCAAAATAATGGTTTCTTTCAGGTATGTGcagttctttcttttcttttggtttacTCCAAATTTAATTACTTCCCTGTAAAAAAAGGCGTCCGGGAGTAACATCAATTACATTTCAATAATATGTTTTGTTATCTGTTGAAGGTTAAAAACCATGGCATTTCACCAGAGGTGATTGATAAGATGTTGCATGTCTCCAAGGAATTCTTTCATTTACCGGAGAGTGAGCGATTGAAGAATTACTCCAATGATCCTATGAAGACGACAAGACTTTCTACGAGTTTCAATGTGAAAACTGAAAATGTATCAAGCTGGAGGGATTACTTAAGACTCCATTGCTTCCCTTTAGAGGATTATGTTCATGAATGGCCAACCAACCCTCCATCTTTCAGGTACCACTTGAAGTTATTAACCAACCACATCTTCAGGAATATATGTTACTGATTTCATTTAAAttctttgtttgatttctttcttgtaCCACAGAGAAGCTGCTGCAGACTACTGCAAGAACACCAGAGGGCTGGCGCTGAGACTGCTGGAAGCAATATCAGAAAGCTTAGGCCTGGAAAGGGATTATATGAATTCGGCACTAGGAAAGCATGCGCAGCACATGGCTATCAACTGTTATCCACCTTGTCCCGAGCCAGAGCTGACTTATGGATTACCTGCTCATGCTGATCCTAATGTTATCACCATCCTCCTTCAAGCTGACGTGCCTGGTTTGCAGGTGCTCAAAGATGGCAAGTGGAGTGCTGTCAGCCCCATTCCTTACACCTTTATTGTCAATATTGGTGACCAGATACAGGTTAGATAATTAATACATACATATACAGAAAGTTCTAGCTGGATTAATTGTCAACGCACCAGTAATTATGAGTTCTTTTTATGCTTGGTGATGATAATTAACAAGATGCAAGTTATCAATCCAGTATAATAAGCAGGAACTCAACGATATAGTCCTGAAGCTTAGTTAATTACATGTTAATGTTAAAACGGAGAGTTCATACTCAATGAACATATATAGTCTCGAAACCGTCGTGTTAAAGGTTGAGGCGTATACCTCTCCA
Protein-coding sequences here:
- the LOC18613879 gene encoding protein DMR6-LIKE OXYGENASE 2; protein product: MATTIKPLLTDLVSTVSSVPPNYVRPESDRPKLNEVTFDHSIPLLDLQGLHGPNHSSVIKEIGEACQNNGFFQVKNHGISPEVIDKMLHVSKEFFHLPESERLKNYSNDPMKTTRLSTSFNVKTENVSSWRDYLRLHCFPLEDYVHEWPTNPPSFREAAADYCKNTRGLALRLLEAISESLGLERDYMNSALGKHAQHMAINCYPPCPEPELTYGLPAHADPNVITILLQADVPGLQVLKDGKWSAVSPIPYTFIVNIGDQIQVVSNDRYKSVLHRAVVNCKEERISIPTFYCPSPDAVMRPAPQLIDDDHPPLYRSYSYSEYYQKFWKRGLNAETCLDMFKI